The Accipiter gentilis chromosome 29, bAccGen1.1, whole genome shotgun sequence genome segment ACAGGCTCTCACCTGGCTCGGGGCAGGCTCCATCCGACACGTGCAGGTCATCCAGAGCGATGTACCCGTGGTTGCCCCCAGCTCCCACCGCCTCGAATATTGCCTGCCGGAGGTGGGCAGGGTGGCACACTGAGGTTGGCAGCTGCCATGCACCCCTCATCAGCCACAGCCTGTCCCCTTCCTGGCAGAGAGGTCCCCGGCACCCGGCTCCATCTCACCTGCCAGTCCCCATCCGGCCAGACGGTGACGTGGCCGCGATGCCAGGCGTCCCCCTCCATGGTGCTTATGCCCATCACCTTTCTCCGCACCCCGCTCTGCTCCACAAAGACCCCAAGGAAGCCTGCCCAAGGCACCCACCATGGAGCAGGGATCCAGGGCCGTGCTATGCGGGGATGCCCCCCGCATCCGGAGGCGCCGCCATGGGCCTCAGGGAGGATCGCGGTGCTCACCTGGGGTCCTGGCGCTCAGCTGGTACCAGAAGGCCAGGCACTGGGCAGGCGCAGAGGGCTGGTAGGGCTGGGAGGTGAGGGCAGCTGCGTGCCCCGCAGGCAGGGAGTCCCTGCCCGTGCTCACCACCATATAATGGCCTGGGGGAGAGAAGCCCCTGTGCCGTgacccctgcccagccctgctgggggGAGCACCAGAGGACCACGGGGGCTAGGGATCTCCCCCAGGTTGGGGAGTCCTGGGGCTTGGAAACTCGGGGTTTGGGGAAGCCCCAGGTTTGGGGAGCCATGTACAGTAGTGACCTCTGCACAtcctgggcagggcaggcagggagggtgggcagggcaggcaggactCAAGGCAGATGGGCAGGGAAGGCAAGCAGGATATAGGGCAGGGAAGGCAAGCAGGGTATAGGGCAGGGAAGGCAAGCAGGGTATAGGGCAGGCAGGTAGGCAGGGCTGGCATGGAGGACTGGAATGGCACTCAGGGCAGGCAGGACACTCAGGGCAGGCAGCACGGCTCCCCCAGAGCCCCAGGAAGCCATGGCCCTGGTACCTGTGGCAGTGCCAGTGGTGTGGTCAGCCTGGGGCCCGGCAGAGGTGCCAGTGCCGTTGCTCTGCCGCAGCCAGGTGCGCTGCCCGCTGGCTACCAGCCCACAGGCATCCGCCTCGAAGGAGCAGGAgagctcagccccacagggccCCGCTGTCAGCGCCAGGTCATCCAGTGCCATGTCCCCCAGGAACCCATCCCGCAGAGCCTCAAAGGCCACCTGCCACCAAGAGAGCGGTGTCAGACAGCCCTGCATCCTGCTGGCACCTGGTGGCATGGTGGGGACCCGGTCCTCACCCGGTACTGCCGCCGGCCCGTGGCAGGCAGCGTTGCCCATCCCTGGTGCCAAACACTGCCCTGGGTCCCCCGTCGGGTCCATACCACTGTCTCCTCCACTCCCTCCATTTGCAGCTTGAGGTTTAGGGTGCCTGGGCAGATGGTAGCCTCAGGCAGCCATCCTGCATCCCTTGGGGACCCCGCTGTCCCCAGGGGAGCACAGCCCAGCTGGGGCATCCCCAGGAGGATGCCATGGGGCTGCATACCAATCTGCGGGCCAGCCAGGCGGTACCAGAAGGAGAGGCAGTGTAGGGTGGCAATGGGCTCCTGGCGGTAGGTGACAAGCTGTGCCCTCTGCCCACGGCTCCACGGCGCAGTGGGGTCCGCAGCCATGAAGTAGCCTGAGTGTCGGGGACAGCCATGGTGGAGGGGACAAGGGCATGGATGGGTGCTCCGAGCTGTGCCCGCATCACCCACACCCTAGTCCTGGATCCGGGTGCCCCTGGGCTGCCCCGGCCGAGCTCGCCCTGAGGGCATGGAGCTGCTTGGAGTGCAGGGCACATCTCAGCCTTTGGGACAAGAGGCTGCGGGGTGCCCTGGGCTGCCCAGGGTCCCCAGGAGAGGAGCCAGACCCTTACCCAAGCCAGTAGTGTGGTCggagccctgcccctgccctgtgccCATATGCCATTTGAAGTCACTGGACTGATCCTGGTACCAGCCGCACATTCCCCTCTCGAAGTTGCAGGACAGCGCTGGCCGGAGAGAGGTGATAGTGGTGAGGGAGTGGGGATAAGGCACCGCAAAAGAAAATGGGTCCCTCAAATGtcccttttcctctgctcccctgccccactccccaggTTCACCCCATGCAGGTGTCCTGGGACTGGATGTGTGCTCAGCCCTGGCCTAAGGGCTTCTGCACCATGGTCCTgtccctgggctggggacagggtgACAGTCACCAGGCAGCCCCCATGGGACCATTATCCATCTCTGCAGGCAGGGGGCCagggtcccctcctgcccacgGCCGTCCTCCCTGCCCACGCGCTGCTGGCCGTACCCGTGGCCCCGGGTGGCACCATGTCAAGGTGGCATTGCACAAATGTCACGTTATCGATCGCGGCGCTCTCTGAGTCTTGCAGatccaccagccccagcagctcaaCCTGGGGGCAGCGTGGAGGTGGCAGTGAGCCCAGGGTGCCTGGCAGCACTGGTACTGCCCTACCAGCAGCCAACCAGGCTGGTCCCTGTGCCCCTGGGCGCACCTGGAAGGGTCGGGTCCTTTCTCCCAGTGGGACATGGACACGTCCCCTGGCTGTGCCGCTGTGCCCCTGCATGTGCCAGGCCAGGTGGGTGGTGCCAATGGTGTGATCCACTACGCTGATGGTGAGGAAGCCTGGCACGAGAAGCGGTGCAGGGTCTGCAGACACCAGCAGCCCCTGGCTGCCTGCTGGAGCTCCCCATGGCCCCTGTACCCACGCAGCCCACAGTCAAAGGGGACAgaggtggggacagggacaccctgGCTCCAGAACAGTGTAATGGGGCAGAGcggggctgggagaggcagcaAAGTCAGGCAGGCATGGGGggctctgccctgtgccagggtgggtcagggagcaggcagggcaccCTAGGGATGAccaggggcgggagggggagcagggagcaggcagggcaccCCGGGGCTGGACAGGGGGGTTACCTTTGGGGCTGCTGTGGATGTGGTAGCTCATCTCCATGGCACAGGCAGGGCCAGAGGGGCCCAGAAGCGGTGTGCGTGCCCTCGCAGCAGCCACCATTTGTCCTTCTCCTGCCTGGAGGGCCAGGAAAGCCCCTGGGCATGGAAATACTCTGAGAGGTTGGGGCAGGGGCCCCACATCCctggcagcatccccagcccagcaccctgcccaggcATCACCGCCACCCATGTTGCAGTGGCACCCATCCACCCCAGCCAGGCGGGAGCAGAGATCCCTGCACCCTGGGAGCTCCCATGGCACTGGGGACCACAGACCATTGTCTGGGTGGTGGGAACAGCCTCACCTACGAGGATGGTATCAGCAGGCTTAGTGGCCCTCTGCACACCCCAGCGCAGCTGCCCCACACTGACATCgtgccagcccccagccccggcctCGAAGGTGGTTGCTCCTGCAAAAGCTCAGGCTCAGCCCTGCTGGGCCACCGTGCTTCTCGGGGGTTGCGCAGGCACACGCATCCCCCAGCCGTGCCAGCCAAGGCATGCCTGTGTCCCCTCCACCTCCTGGCTACCGGGCTGCCTGGTGCCTGCCTGTGGCTCTCACCGCAGCGCTTCTCGTCGGAGCCATCGGCACACGTCTCAGCGAAGTCGCAGGCCAGCTCTGTGGCGATGCAGCCCCCGCTGTCGCAGGCCACCTCCTCAGCTGTGCAGGGTCCAGCACCCGCCTGGTTCAGCAGTGTGGTCAAAGGCTTCTCTGATGGCGAAACACCCCGGGATGGAGAGTGGTGGTGAGAGGGCCAGGCAGCATCATCAGCATCACCCCTTCAAGCCTCAGTCCCCTGTCCCTGAGAATCTCCCTGGCTCTCCATTTCCCCCAGCCCATCCCTACCCTGCCCTGCCCTCTGCCACCAGACAAAGGGGACCAAGGGGGTTGGTGAGAACTGCCTGTGTGACTTGGCTCGGGCAGGAGGTTTTGGTGCAGGGAATGACAGCCCAGGTTGTGGGCCCCAGGGCAAGTGCTTGCCATTCTGCACCCAGGATGGTCACCATGATGAGCAGAGGGATGGGCAGACACTGCGGTGGGTCCTTTAGGGATGGTGCCATGGGCATAGACACCTGGGGACCGctgcccacactggagcaggggtgAGGGATGGCTGCCCTCCATCTCACCCTGCTCCTGCACGCAGCCCGGAGACAGGATCAGGTCATCGATGGCCACAGTCCCCATGCTGCCGGTCACCCCCTCGATCAGCACCTGCAGGGAAGCACCATGCCAGCAACATCAACATGGGGTTTTGCATGATATGGAGGGGCCAGGCagtggtgctgggcaggggggacactggggagctgcaggatggGGAAAACCCAGCTCCTGTGATCGGTTGACATGTGCTTCCCCCAGGAAGGGGCTCGGTGGGAGCAGGAGCAATGCTGCAGCTGGAAGGGGTGCATGGGGTGGGCTGGCAGGGCCACTGTGGGCTTGGGGTGATGGTGTTGCCCCTGCACACAGCCATGGCCTGTGGCTGCCCAGGAGGGGTGTTGGGGTGCCCTCCACGGCCAGCTGGCAGGGGGTTGGGTTGTGTGGGTGGCCATGGGGGACAGGACAGTGGGAAGGCATGGCGTGACATGGGATGGCTgaagacaccccaccccccatgcTTTCCAGTGGTGTAGTCCCTGGGCTGGGTGGACTGGTAGGGGGATTTGGAAGCGTGGGCATAGGGACACAAGGGTGGCACATGCCAGCACCAGAGGTTCAGCTCTGGTGTCTAGTTCCAAGTTCAACCCTGATCCCATGGGTGCATACTGGGGGTGGCCCTGTGCCCCTCGCCCCGCAGGCAGGCCAGCTTGCCCCAGCATGGCACCAGCCTACCTTGAAGCTCTCTGTTGTGTTGAAGTCCACTCTCTCCCGGACCCAGCAGCTGCCCAGGTCCCCTGTCCTCTCCCTCACCAGGTGCTTGGTGGAGCTGGTCATGTAGGAGATGCTGAGGCTGCTGGTGGCCGAGCCATGGAGGTGGCAGTACAGTACgagctggggatgggggtggaGAGAAAGCCCTGAAGCCCCACGGCAGGGGCATGcagcccccctgcaccccatggcatggctgctgcctcacGGGATGCTCACAAAGATGGGGCTGGAAGAGCTCAGACCTTCCAACAGGCACCACAGTTGCAAGCAAACCACCCTCAAAAACCCACTGCTTATCCCCAGCAAAGGGCCaactgcagccccagccccatgcGGGTGTCCCCACAGCTGGGGACCCcgtgccccaccaccaccatgcccacACGGTCTGTGACACAGGGTCCTGGCTGTGACTCACGGAGCAGGAGTTGGTGGCCTGGAAAGTGGGACTGCTGAGCCGGGCCAGGCTGCTGGCCCCCGTGGCTGAGGTGCTGCCCACgtggaggaaaaaacctgcaggagatgtcaggaaggGGCTGAGTGGCGCCAGGTCAGGCATGCAGGTGCAAGACACTGTTTTCCCAGCACAGCCTTAAGCCAAGCCCAGGTGCGTGTTGCCCCAGGGGCAGGATGGCACATCTTCCCCAGGGCCAGTGATATCCCAGGGACCTGCTGCGGGACTCCTCTGGGGTGCTGGTGCCCAGCCACGTACCTGCCCTGCTGTTATTGCTGTGGTCCCGGGTTGGGATACCGTATGCGGTCCCCAGGTTCAGGCTCGTGTTTCTCTCCCACGCCGGCTGCCCAACCTCCACCTCCCAGCTGCAGAGATTTTGCTCAAAGGAGCAGAGGGTGAAGGActctgcagggagggaggcagagcagaTTGACCCAGGGACTGGGGGGTCCCAGCCCTCCCCCCAACAGGGAGGTCCCTGCAATGGGCTGGGCTGATGCCACTCCTTCGCAAAACCCTTGGGGTGATTTTGCCCCTCCAATTGGACAGCCATGCGGCAGAGCTGGGGTAacccctgccagccccacggCCTGGCTTTCCCCCACCAGGGCAGACCCTTAGCCCATCCGTGTGGTCAGCAGACTGGTGGGCAGGACCCCCTCCCCAGGGCCAGGGATGCTCACTGCACCACGTTGCATCCTCGTCCGATCTGTCTCCACAGTCATCGGTGCCATCACAGAAGCGGTGTTGTGCCAGGCAGAAGCCCCGGCTGCAGCGGCTCTCCTCCGCCCCACAGACCTGCTGCCCAGGCTCTGGGGTGGTGGGACACGCCGTCAGCAAACGGCTGGCCTCGCATGGATGCCAGCACATGCTAGGCTCCCCTCACACCCTTCCCTGGTGTTGCTCAAGGGACAGACTTTCACTACCTGCCCCACACTTCGGCCAGGGTAAGAAACAGTGGGCAGTGAGAGAGCTCCCCCAGGGTGCAAAGCCCAAACCAATTCCCCCAGGGATCCCTGCTCACGTCTCATCCCAGCAGATGCAGGACTCACCCTGCAAGCCGCAGTTCCTGAAGATGATGTCATCGAGCGCCAGCTCTGCCCCGCACGTGGGCGGTTGTGTCAGGGAGAAGATGAGCTGCCGATGAGAGGATGAGGATGGCATGAGCTGAGCATCTGCCTGAGCTGCCAGGGCATCCTCGGCTCCTGGTgcatcacctggctcctctggcCCCAGCTTGTGGGGATGATGCCCAGGTACCGACACTGCCCTGTCTCACCTGGAACCGCTCTGCAATCCGACCTGGGTAGGCGACCAGCTGGTGCCAGCCCTCGCCTCCATGCTCGGGGCTCTGCCACAGCCCCACCACCTCATCCCTGTATGCCATGGCCAAGCGCAGCAGCGGCCGCTCTGTCTGGTTGAGCCCTGCAGGGAGCCCCAAAACATGGCCCTTGGCACTGGGCACGGGGATGAACTGTACCCCACCAGCTCTGGGGAGCAGAGCCGGGACCCCTGGGTCCCGCCAGCTCTGCTTGCGGAGCTTGGAAGAGGCGAGCAGGATGGCAAGGACCCATGTTGAGGTGCCGGTGGCTCTGTCCCTGCCATGGGGGCAGATGGCCCCAtccctccccactgccccccatCATCACTTTCCTGTGCCTGGTACCCCGAGGCCCATCTGTGCCCGACATGGGCACCCTCACCGCTTCCTGAGAGGTGGTACCAGGCCCTGATCTCGCACGTGGCAGCTGCTTCCTGCATCACTGGTGACCTGAGCCAGGCTGTGGCCATGGTCTTTGCCGGGGGGTACACGGTCACCATGAACCACCCTAGGGagggcagagagcagagcaggggctgcagccccatgGGATGGCACcagagctgcagccagcaccGCTCCTGCCCCACCATGGGTCTGCTCCATCCCCTGCACCCTACAAGGATGG includes the following:
- the MAMDC4 gene encoding apical endosomal glycoprotein; amino-acid sequence: MPLRAQYFPQQGPKPGSPDECHLQDMCALGHLPWAPCPDTCGLFSPVVSPIAGTILPSGSMVVNSCRSAAEQLCNFICDCSDCSDENQCGYLRGSAVLGTPFTCDFEEGNCGWQDVSTSAYRWVRGRASLATWGTGPHSDHTVGTDLGWFMVTVYPPAKTMATAWLRSPVMQEAAATCEIRAWYHLSGSGLNQTERPLLRLAMAYRDEVVGLWQSPEHGGEGWHQLVAYPGRIAERFQLIFSLTQPPTCGAELALDDIIFRNCGLQEPGQQVCGAEESRCSRGFCLAQHRFCDGTDDCGDRSDEDATWCKSFTLCSFEQNLCSWEVEVGQPAWERNTSLNLGTAYGIPTRDHSNNSRAGFFLHVGSTSATGASSLARLSSPTFQATNSCSLVLYCHLHGSATSSLSISYMTSSTKHLVRERTGDLGSCWVRERVDFNTTESFKVLIEGVTGSMGTVAIDDLILSPGCVQEQEKPLTTLLNQAGAGPCTAEEVACDSGGCIATELACDFAETCADGSDEKRCGATTFEAGAGGWHDVSVGQLRWGVQRATKPADTILVGAGAFLALQAGEGQMVAAARARTPLLGPSGPACAMEMSYHIHSSPKGFLTISVVDHTIGTTHLAWHMQGHSGTARGRVHVPLGERTRPFQVELLGLVDLQDSESAAIDNVTFVQCHLDMVPPGATALSCNFERGMCGWYQDQSSDFKWHMGTGQGQGSDHTTGLGYFMAADPTAPWSRGQRAQLVTYRQEPIATLHCLSFWYRLAGPQIGTLNLKLQMEGVEETVVWTRRGTQGSVWHQGWATLPATGRRQYRVAFEALRDGFLGDMALDDLALTAGPCGAELSCSFEADACGLVASGQRTWLRQSNGTGTSAGPQADHTTGTATGHYMVVSTGRDSLPAGHAAALTSQPYQPSAPAQCLAFWYQLSARTPGFLGVFVEQSGVRRKVMGISTMEGDAWHRGHVTVWPDGDWQAIFEAVGAGGNHGYIALDDLHVSDGACPEPVSCDFERDMCGWSSPSDPRLHSFAWGWKSGVPLAKYPSPEQDHTLGTRNGHYVHFDTSVLGPGGTTARLESQHLPATANSCLQFWYHMDIPEHLSCGELRVMLHSVAGQRTVWTVVGHQSQGWRGGVVPVQSPSEFQIIFEVTTRRWPMEGTVALDDFLYSAGRGCHSSQELPVEENSSGSFVPEVVLGLLLAVITLALVAAGGWYWLKRRGLVSGTPAESNTPQGFDNITFRDDKVIISPVPKEGDEN